The Tolypothrix sp. PCC 7712 region TTCACGGCTAAAAGGTCAAGTTGGTATCAGTGTTGATGAACTGATTCGCAGCTCAACTGAGTTAGCAACTGTATATAATAACCCCAAATTTTATAGTAATGTTAACAGGCTATTAGAAAGCTCCACCGCCGCCGCCACTAGCTTGACTGCTCTAACCCGCGACCTCCGGGGTTTGTCAAAAAGCGCTCAAGGTCAATTAGGCACATTTTCCGCTACAGCTACTTCTGTACAACGGGCGACTAATCAATTAACTGCATCTAGTACGAAAACAGTCAATCAACTAGGTTCAGCCGCAACCCAATTTAGTTTGACAGCAAGTCAAGCCAGTCGGCTTTTAACTAACTTAGATAACCTAGTCACAAACAATCGTTCTTCACTGGTTGCGGCTTTAAATAATATTACCGAAACCAGCAACGCTTTACGCACTACAGTTAGCGGCTTATCACCTGCAGTTAATCGCTTAACTCAAGGCGAAGTCATCAGCAATTTAGAAACTCTGTCTGCAAATGCAGCACAAGCATCAGCTAATTTACGCGATGCAACTAGGAGTTTAAACGACCCCAAAAACACTGTGTTGCTGCAACAAACTCTCGATTCTGCAAGAGCCACTTTTGAGAATACTCAAAAAATTACTGCTGATTTAGACGAGTTGACAGGCGATCCCACGTTTAGAAGTAATCTAAGACAATTGGTGAATGGTTTGAGTAACTTAGTATCTTCCACCCAAGATATGCAACAGCAAGTAGAGGTGGCTGCGACCCTAGATTCACTCAAAGCATCAATTAATAAACCAGGTGATAAACCCGATCATCAACCTAATGTTATACTGGCGACTCCAACCATCAAACCAGAGGCGATCACTATTAATCCTTCACCTACCTCTGTTAAAACTGCTGACAAACACTTCCCATCAGCTTTCACTATAACTACACCAGAATCATCTTCAGAAAAGTTATTACAACAACTAAGGCAGTATCAAAAGCAGCGGGAACAGGAGAAGATAGAAGCGAGCAATTAGGGACTGGGGATTAAGGAGATGTAGGGAGATGAGGGAGAACAGGGGGATGAGGGAGAAAAACTTTTGATTCTAGACTATTGACCTTTGACTCTTGACTATTGACCCTTGACCCTTAACTTATGAAAGATAATCAAAATTTTTTCCTGCGTAATATTTGGTATTATGCCTTGCCTAGCGATCGCCTGAAGCCTGGTAAGATGATCGCCCGTACTTTTTTGGGAGAACCAGTATTACTATGTCGTACCCGTGAGGGTAAAGTGTTTGCGGTGCGGGATATTTGTCCCCATCGCGGTATACCTTTAAGCTGCGGTCGCTTTGATGGGCAAGAAGTAGAATGCTGTTATCATGGTTGGCGTTTTGATCATGGGGGAAATTGTACTGTCATTCCTTCTTTAGTTGAAGGGCAAGATGTAGACTTAAATCGCTACAATGTGGAATCTTACGAAGTGAGGGAAACCCAGGGTAATATCTGGATATATATGCCAGAAGCAGGAAAATCTCAAGGCTCGCCTTCAGATATGGAAATTCCGGTGATTCCGGGTTTCGGTGATCAGCCGCCGCAGTTAGTTGAAGTGATGCGGTTTCCCTGTTTTGTCGATCATGCAATCTTAGGTTTGATGGACCCCGCCCATTCGCCCTATGTGCATCGGGTATGGTGGTGGCGTTCTGGACAACTTCACGACGAAATTAAGCAATTTGACCCTTCACCTTATGGGTTTACCATGCGTAAACACCAATTACCCGCTAATACAGGTGCAGCTTATAAGTTCATTGGCGGCGGAATCCCTGAAACCGAAATTTCTTTCAGCATCCCCGGAGTGAGAATCGAAAACACCACAACAGCCAAGCATCAAGTTTGCAACCTGACAGCAATTACACCAATTTCCGAAACAGAATGCGAGGTGAATTTTGCCTTTTATTGGACAGTTCCTTGGGCTGGATTTGCCAAGCCGTTAATTCGTTTATTTACACGCGCCTTTCTTGACCAAGACCGCAGAGTCGTAGAAAAGCAGCAAATTGGTTTAAAGTACGACCCAGTACTGCGATTAATTAAAGATTCCGATGTCCAGGCGCAATGGTATTACCAATTAAAGCGCGAGTATGCCCGTTCTTTGTCTGAAAATCGTCCCTTTGTCAACCCGGTGAAGAGTCAGCTGTTACACTGGCGGGCTTAATTTGGTGTTGAGTTTAAGGATAGCGCATTAAGCGCGCAGGGGGACAGGGGGCAGGGAGCAAGGGGGAGAAAGATTATCCTTGATTGTATTGGGATGCATTAGACTTCTTGCACGAATACAAAACTTACCCTCATCCCCCAGCCCCTTCTCCCGAAATTGGGAGCAGGAGAGCCGATAAGTAGTTAAACAAAATTAATTACAAAATGTCATTGCGAATGGAGCGGAGCGGAATGAAGCAATCGCAAGGGTTGAGATTGCTTCGCTGCGCTCGCAATGACTGTAATTAATTTTGCGTGGTTACTTAGGGCTTGCTGAAAAAGTCATTCCAAGGCAAGAGAAAAATTGACTCAGTAGTCAGGGAAGAGCAAATATAAGTTTTTGTTGTCTGCAATCAAACGGAACATCACTTTTGCTAATAAAAGAAGTGAAAAAAGATGTAATGTTGAAAAATTGGCATAAAAATTCCCAAAAAAGCCGTGAAACAAGGGTAGAAAGATTCATGACTAAAAAAGTAATAGCAATAGCAGTGACAGAGGTATGAGGAAGTTTAGCCATGACTCTACCCAAGCTAAATCTTCGTTTACCTTGTCCGAATTTACCCTCAATAGAGTTACGAATTAGCTCATCTTCTCGTGCTTGTTTCTTTTTTTCAGGACTGACATTTTTAGGTGGTCTCCCTAAAGGTGGCCCACTAATTCTAATTCCTCTTTCTTGACACCAAGAGCGGTTGTCTCTAGTGCGATAAATTTTATCAACATGAACTGATTGAGGATAATACCCGGTGTAGTTTTTGTAGGCTTCTACTTGTGATTTTAAGTCGCCTGATTCGTTAAAATTATCCCAACTAATATGGTCTAAAAATACATAGCCATCATAGCAACTAGCTGAAAGCTTTGCCCCAAACTCTACTTTTTTTCCAGCTTTACCACGGACTATCGGACGAATGTGTGGTTGATTTAAACTGACAATACGGTCTTCTATACTAATTTTTTTATTTTCATATAACCAAAGTTGTTGACGATAAATTTCTGCTACTACCAGTAATTTCTTATATTGCCTATTACTCAGGTTGAAGAGTGACGCACCTAACTCCATTAGCTGCTGAATGTGAACTAAATTTCTTTTGATATATTGTAGTTGCCGTTTAATGGCTTTCCTTCTTTCTTTAATGGTCGGTTTTCTTTTTTTGGCTACCAATAAGTAATTCTTTCTAGCTATATTTCTATAGGTTCTCGGTTTTTTGATACTCTTTAACAAGAGGGAGTTATATAAAATATCTATAATTGTTTCTGTATGCTTTCTGGCTTGATTTAATAATCCTAAGTCTGTGGGATAACTGATATCCGCTGGCGCACAACTCGCATCTAATATTAATTTTCCCCGATTGGTCGGCTCATTTTTTAAATCCTCGGTTTCTGACTTTTTTGATTTTACTTCTACCTCCTCTTTACTTTCTAACACTTGCTTGACTATTTCTCGATTCAGTTTGTTAACTAATTTTATATCTATTCTTTCTCTAAAGTGAACTAACATTGACGCATCAAATGGGGCATTATTGCTATAGCAAGACATTCCTATAAAGTATTGCAGATAGGGATTCTCCCTAATTTGCTCTACTGTCTCCCTATCACTTATGCCTAGTTTTTCTTTAATTATTAATGCCCCTAATGCCATCCTAAATGTTTTGGCTGGCGCGCCCATTTCTGCTGAAAATATTGCTGCGTACTCTGCTTCAAATTCTGACCAAGGTATCATCTCCGCCATGATTACCCAACGGTTATCTGAGGCTAGTTTTCCCCCAAAGGGTAGTTCAAAGTCTTCTGCTGCTGTTTCTTGCTTTTGCGCTTTTCGATACATATCAACGCAACTTGCTACAAGGGTTTTTACTTACTTTATCCTTTTTCCTTGCACTTTATTCTCTTTTGTCCCCCCAAATCTCTTGATTTATCTAGGTTTTTTGTTTATTCTGCAAGCCCTACTTATTAAAGTCCCTCTCCCAAGCATGGGAGAGGGATTTAGGGTGAGGGCAAAGATTCATGCAAGAGGTCTATTGTTAATGTATGGGTCTACACTGGCAATGTATCGGGATGCATTGTTAATGTATGGGCTGACATTGGCAATGTATCGGGTCACATTGTTAATGTATCGGGATGCATTGTTAATGTATGGGGTTACATTGCCTATGTATCGGTTGGCAAAGATAATTCATGAGTGCGATCGCCTAAAATTTTGTTATGGGAAAATCCTATGGCGAGTTGTAAGTTATTTGTGAGAAACTACAAATGAAAAATCGCAGTAGACTAAATTAGTATCAATAACTATGAGTATATCTAATAATCAACTGGCTAATACTCTCAAAAAAGCTTTTCAAGTTTGTACTTTAGAACCCTTGGAAGGTGAAGAAATTGAAAAATATTATGTTGATTTATCAGCAGTACGCAAAACTTCAGCCGTTGATAGCGTTAGTACTATTTTAGATTTTCAAGAACCTGCAGATTTTAGCACTATTTTATTTACTGGTCATCGTGGATGTGGCAAAAGTACCGAGTTAAAGCGCATTCAAAAGCTTTGGGAAAAAACTTATCATGTGATTTATTTAGAAGTCAATGAAGAAACAGATATTAACGATGCCAGCTATACAGATTTATATTTAATTGTGATTAAACAAGTAGAATTTGAATTGAGAAAATTAGGTTTAAATTTTGACGAAAAGCTATTACATAACTTTGAAGAATGGTTTAAAGATATTACAAAAGAAACAGAAGAAACTGTAGAGAAATCGGTCAGCATTGAAGGAGAAGCCACACTGAAGCCAGAAGCGCCATTTATTGCGAAATTAATGGTTAAATTGCTGGCACAAATTAAAGGTTCTGATAAACAAAAAACTACGATTCGCCAAACTTTAGAAAAAGACTTGTCTCGCTTGAAAGCAGATATTAATTTATTGCTAGGTGATGCTTACGTTAAACTGAGAAAAAAATACCCAGATTATAAAGGTCTACTAATTATATTTGATAATCTAGACCGGGTGCCACCTGCAGTTGCTAACCATTTATTTTTTGATTACGCGGCTCAGTTGCAAGAATTGCACTGTACCATTATTTATACAGTACCAATTTCTATTTTGTGTTCCCCTAAAAACCCCTTGGCTTTGTTTGATGGTAATCCCCATATTGTGCCAATGGTGAATATATATGAATTGGATAGGAATACTTGCCATTTAAATTGCAATCAAGCTGGACTAGACGCAACAGCAAGTTTAATAGAAAAGCGCGTAGATATTGCTGCTGTATTTGAATCTCGCCAAGAATTGCTAGAATTAGCCAAAGCTAGTGGTGGTCATGTTCGCCAATTAATGCAAATGATGCGGACTGCTTGTCAAACTGCTAGTACACGCAAGCATCCTAAAATTACGGCTGAAGATGTCACCTATGCTATCAAGCAGCAGCAATTTAGCTTTGAAAGATTTATCCCTGAAGAACATTATTTATATTTAGCTCAGGTATGTATCACGAAAGATGTCAGTAAAGATGATATTGGTCAGTTGATGTTATTTAATACCTCTGTTTTAGAATATAACGGCAATCAAAGGTGGAACTACCCCAATCCAGTGGTGAAGCAAAATGAATTCTTCAAAAAAGCACTTGAATCAGCAATTGCAGGACAACCATAATGCCGAGCTTGGGAAATTTATTACACTGAATCAAGATATATTTGCTGAATTACTCACTTTTATCGACTTTGCCGAAAAATTCACGCTGGGTTTTGTAGAAGTTAATTTCCCGCCAGATATAGATTTATTGATTGCAGCTTTGCAAACTCATCCAGAATGTGAACAGATTCAGCTTTATATTCTCAATTTCCCTGATGAAAACTTGCGGTTTCTGCGAGATGAGATTGTGAAAGAATTAGCGAATCTTCAAGTAGAGGTAAACAAAAAATTAGTGTTGCTGGTACGGGGACTAGAAAAATCTATCGGCGTTTATGGTGAATATCCCCCAGTATTACAAGACCTGAATTTTGTTCGCGATGCTTATAAAAGAACAGTTCCCCATCCGATTTTATTTATTCTGCCAGACTATGCCATTACTCGCCTAGCTAAATTCGCCCCAGATTTTTGGGCTTGGAGTTCTGGAGTATTTCGCTTTAAAACGCCAGAAAAAACTAAAGAAAATGCATTAAACCAAGCTCAAAATACAGAGAAAATAGTTGATAGATTACCACCACCAGAAAAGCAAGAACGCATTGATGTATTAAACCGTCTGTTGATGGAATATAAACCCACAGGGTATTCTGTACCAGAGGGAGATATCCGCAGATATAGTAATGTTTTACATCAATTAGGAGTGGCTTATATCAGCCATCAAAAACCGGAGAAAGCGAGGGAATATTTAGCAGAAGCCGAAAAAATTGCTGAGAGTCTTCAAGATAGTAGCTTGCAAATAAAAGTTCTCAATTCTTTGGGAAGGACTTATTCTCAGCAAAGAAAATTTGAAACAGCAATGACTTATTATCAACAATCATTAAAGATTGCCCAAAAGCTAGAAAATAGGCATGAGGAAGCTACAGCAATATTTTACTTGGGTAATGCTTACTTAAACTTAAGACAATTTGCACAGGCTAAGAAATTTTACCAGCAGTGTTTAGAGATAGATCAACAGCTAGGCGATCGCTATTCTCAAGCTAGCACCTACCACCAGTTGGGAAGAGTTGCCCAAGATTTGCGGGAATTTGAGGAAGCGCGGTGCAATTATCAACAAGCTTTGGCTATCTATATCGAATATGGCGATTGCTATTCTCAAGCTAGCACCTACCACCAGTTGGGAAGAGTTGCCCAAGATTTGCGGGAATTTGAGGAAGCACGGCGCAATTATCAACTAGTTTTGGCTATCGATATCGAATATGATGATCGCTATTCCCAAGCTAGCACCTACCACGAGTTAGGAAGTATTGCCCAAGAATTACGGGAATTTGAGGAAGCACGGCGCAATTATCAACTAGCTTTGGCTATCAAAATCGAATATGGCGATCGCTTTTCTCAAGCTAGTACCTACCACCAGTTGGGAAGTGTTGCGTATTTATTGCGGGAATATGAGGAAGCGCGGCGCAATTATCAACAAGCTTTGGCTATCAAAATCGAATATGGTGATCGCTTTTCTCAAGCTAGCACCTACCACCAGTTGGGAAGTGTTGCCCAAGATTTGCGGGAATTTGAAGAAGCACGGCGCAATTATCAACAAGCTTTAGCTATCTATATCGAATATAGCGATCGCTATTCCCAAGCTAGCATTTACCACCAGTTGGGAAGTGTTGCCCATGATTTGCAGGAAATTGAAGAGGCACGGCGCAATTATCAACAAGCTTTGGCTATCAAAATCGAATATGGTGATCGCTATTCTCAAGCTAGCACCTACCACAACTTGGGAATAGTTACCCAAGATTTGCAGGAAGGTGAGGAAGCGCGGCGCAATTATCAACAAGCTTTGGCTATCTATATCGAATATGGAGATCGCTTTTCTCAAGCACTCACTTACCACCAGTTGGGAATTGTTGCGTATTTATTGCGGGAATATGAAGAGGCGCGGTGCAATTATCAACAAGCTTTAGCTATCAAAATTGAATATGGCGCTCGCTATGAGCAAGCACTCACCTACCACGCTTTAGGATTGCTTACAGAAGCAGAGGAAAACTACCCAGAGGCGAGGGCGAATTTGCAGACAGCGTTGGCGATATATATTGAGTATAAAGATGAATATCGAGCGGTAGCAGCGCGGGATATTTTAGAGAGATTACCGCAGTAATGAGGAATTGGATAATTTATTTTCTGGCAGTCCCCAACAATTCAAGGACAAATTATAGTTTTTGAATTTCCTTAACTGGCCGGATAATAAATATTTTGGTCTTCTAAA contains the following coding sequences:
- a CDS encoding MlaD family protein; the encoded protein is MRSRTFREGSVGLLILMGVGAFGLIVIWLNRVSTSRGSYKAIVEFANAGGMQKGATVRYRGVKVGNISAIRPGPNNIEVEIEIPQADLIIPSNVVVEANQSGLISESIIDITPKSALPAGVVVAKPRDKNCDPQLIICNGSRLKGQVGISVDELIRSSTELATVYNNPKFYSNVNRLLESSTAAATSLTALTRDLRGLSKSAQGQLGTFSATATSVQRATNQLTASSTKTVNQLGSAATQFSLTASQASRLLTNLDNLVTNNRSSLVAALNNITETSNALRTTVSGLSPAVNRLTQGEVISNLETLSANAAQASANLRDATRSLNDPKNTVLLQQTLDSARATFENTQKITADLDELTGDPTFRSNLRQLVNGLSNLVSSTQDMQQQVEVAATLDSLKASINKPGDKPDHQPNVILATPTIKPEAITINPSPTSVKTADKHFPSAFTITTPESSSEKLLQQLRQYQKQREQEKIEASN
- a CDS encoding aromatic ring-hydroxylating oxygenase subunit alpha, which gives rise to MKDNQNFFLRNIWYYALPSDRLKPGKMIARTFLGEPVLLCRTREGKVFAVRDICPHRGIPLSCGRFDGQEVECCYHGWRFDHGGNCTVIPSLVEGQDVDLNRYNVESYEVRETQGNIWIYMPEAGKSQGSPSDMEIPVIPGFGDQPPQLVEVMRFPCFVDHAILGLMDPAHSPYVHRVWWWRSGQLHDEIKQFDPSPYGFTMRKHQLPANTGAAYKFIGGGIPETEISFSIPGVRIENTTTAKHQVCNLTAITPISETECEVNFAFYWTVPWAGFAKPLIRLFTRAFLDQDRRVVEKQQIGLKYDPVLRLIKDSDVQAQWYYQLKREYARSLSENRPFVNPVKSQLLHWRA
- a CDS encoding IS5 family transposase; the protein is MYRKAQKQETAAEDFELPFGGKLASDNRWVIMAEMIPWSEFEAEYAAIFSAEMGAPAKTFRMALGALIIKEKLGISDRETVEQIRENPYLQYFIGMSCYSNNAPFDASMLVHFRERIDIKLVNKLNREIVKQVLESKEEVEVKSKKSETEDLKNEPTNRGKLILDASCAPADISYPTDLGLLNQARKHTETIIDILYNSLLLKSIKKPRTYRNIARKNYLLVAKKRKPTIKERRKAIKRQLQYIKRNLVHIQQLMELGASLFNLSNRQYKKLLVVAEIYRQQLWLYENKKISIEDRIVSLNQPHIRPIVRGKAGKKVEFGAKLSASCYDGYVFLDHISWDNFNESGDLKSQVEAYKNYTGYYPQSVHVDKIYRTRDNRSWCQERGIRISGPPLGRPPKNVSPEKKKQAREDELIRNSIEGKFGQGKRRFSLGRVMAKLPHTSVTAIAITFLVMNLSTLVSRLFWEFLCQFFNITSFFTSFISKSDVPFDCRQQKLIFALP
- a CDS encoding P-loop NTPase fold protein; the encoded protein is MSISNNQLANTLKKAFQVCTLEPLEGEEIEKYYVDLSAVRKTSAVDSVSTILDFQEPADFSTILFTGHRGCGKSTELKRIQKLWEKTYHVIYLEVNEETDINDASYTDLYLIVIKQVEFELRKLGLNFDEKLLHNFEEWFKDITKETEETVEKSVSIEGEATLKPEAPFIAKLMVKLLAQIKGSDKQKTTIRQTLEKDLSRLKADINLLLGDAYVKLRKKYPDYKGLLIIFDNLDRVPPAVANHLFFDYAAQLQELHCTIIYTVPISILCSPKNPLALFDGNPHIVPMVNIYELDRNTCHLNCNQAGLDATASLIEKRVDIAAVFESRQELLELAKASGGHVRQLMQMMRTACQTASTRKHPKITAEDVTYAIKQQQFSFERFIPEEHYLYLAQVCITKDVSKDDIGQLMLFNTSVLEYNGNQRWNYPNPVVKQNEFFKKALESAIAGQP
- a CDS encoding tetratricopeptide repeat protein, producing the protein MNSSKKHLNQQLQDNHNAELGKFITLNQDIFAELLTFIDFAEKFTLGFVEVNFPPDIDLLIAALQTHPECEQIQLYILNFPDENLRFLRDEIVKELANLQVEVNKKLVLLVRGLEKSIGVYGEYPPVLQDLNFVRDAYKRTVPHPILFILPDYAITRLAKFAPDFWAWSSGVFRFKTPEKTKENALNQAQNTEKIVDRLPPPEKQERIDVLNRLLMEYKPTGYSVPEGDIRRYSNVLHQLGVAYISHQKPEKAREYLAEAEKIAESLQDSSLQIKVLNSLGRTYSQQRKFETAMTYYQQSLKIAQKLENRHEEATAIFYLGNAYLNLRQFAQAKKFYQQCLEIDQQLGDRYSQASTYHQLGRVAQDLREFEEARCNYQQALAIYIEYGDCYSQASTYHQLGRVAQDLREFEEARRNYQLVLAIDIEYDDRYSQASTYHELGSIAQELREFEEARRNYQLALAIKIEYGDRFSQASTYHQLGSVAYLLREYEEARRNYQQALAIKIEYGDRFSQASTYHQLGSVAQDLREFEEARRNYQQALAIYIEYSDRYSQASIYHQLGSVAHDLQEIEEARRNYQQALAIKIEYGDRYSQASTYHNLGIVTQDLQEGEEARRNYQQALAIYIEYGDRFSQALTYHQLGIVAYLLREYEEARCNYQQALAIKIEYGARYEQALTYHALGLLTEAEENYPEARANLQTALAIYIEYKDEYRAVAARDILERLPQ